A genomic stretch from Selenihalanaerobacter shriftii includes:
- the oraE gene encoding D-ornithine 4,5-aminomutase subunit OraE, with product MSVDPKEKLDIQEILQDLEDYRPRRKGWTWRKQEEGEKEIGPFKYSQVAEGLDNSIPLPSSRNFGYIDPQPDPVITAEIASGRFEDDLRRMRMAAWHGADHLMVIRTAGQSHYDGLIEGTPEGVGGVPISRKQVRATRKALDIIEDEVGRPLNFHSYVSGVAGPDIALMFAEEGVNGAHQDPQYNVLYRNVNMQRSFVDAAVAKKLMASADMLQIDGAHNANATAREAWKVMPELFVQHALNSIFSMKVGMPKENIALSTVPPTAPPAPALKIDLPYAVALRELFKGFKFRAQQNTKYIDSSTREATVTHVLNLVLSRLTSADIQSTITPDEGRNVPWHYNNIHAVNTAKQALVGLDGLEDLVEINMDGYVGDKARELKERAILFMEEILEAGGYFEAVSEGFFVDSGEYPQRNADGIKREIEGGVGAGTIIKRDEDYMAPVCEHFGYNNLPEDIEDPCDLIDGCTLCDPDGIVYIDELDENDNVHKRLEKSEKAREKDLIKPEVEWYGDGWVNTTLLLPVEERVAEVAAMEIAKKMGLKNPEVIHKQAMHPSEGTLLEVKGQVDFSIDPEDLDIPEEEEILSEDEIREDIKERPMKIVAATVGEDEHSVGMREIIDIKHGGIEKFGIECKYLGTSVSITKVVDAAIEINADAILISTIITHNDIHRVNMKKLHELCIEKGIRDDIALIAGGTQINNDIAVKSGMDAGYGKGTHGIDVASFLVEERQAREE from the coding sequence GTGAGTGTAGATCCAAAAGAGAAATTAGATATTCAAGAGATATTACAGGACTTAGAGGATTATAGACCTAGAAGAAAAGGCTGGACTTGGAGAAAGCAAGAAGAGGGAGAAAAAGAGATTGGTCCTTTTAAATATTCTCAAGTAGCTGAAGGCTTAGATAATAGTATCCCATTACCTTCATCACGTAATTTTGGTTATATCGATCCTCAGCCAGATCCAGTTATTACAGCTGAGATTGCTTCAGGACGTTTTGAAGATGACCTTAGAAGGATGAGAATGGCAGCTTGGCACGGTGCAGATCACTTAATGGTAATTAGAACTGCTGGCCAGAGTCATTATGATGGTTTAATTGAAGGTACTCCAGAAGGAGTAGGAGGAGTGCCGATTAGTAGAAAACAGGTTAGAGCTACACGTAAGGCTTTAGATATTATAGAAGATGAGGTAGGACGTCCACTTAATTTCCATTCATATGTAAGTGGAGTTGCTGGACCGGATATTGCTTTAATGTTTGCTGAAGAAGGAGTGAATGGAGCTCATCAGGATCCACAGTATAATGTTTTATATAGAAATGTAAATATGCAGAGATCATTTGTAGATGCAGCTGTAGCTAAAAAATTAATGGCCAGTGCTGATATGTTACAGATTGATGGAGCACATAATGCTAATGCAACTGCTAGAGAAGCTTGGAAAGTAATGCCGGAATTATTTGTACAGCATGCTCTTAACTCTATCTTTTCAATGAAAGTTGGAATGCCAAAAGAGAATATAGCTCTTTCTACAGTACCACCAACTGCTCCACCGGCACCTGCATTAAAGATTGATTTACCTTATGCAGTGGCTTTAAGAGAATTATTTAAAGGGTTTAAATTTAGAGCACAGCAGAATACTAAGTATATAGATTCTTCTACTCGAGAAGCAACAGTTACTCATGTGCTTAACTTAGTATTATCTAGATTAACATCTGCTGATATTCAAAGTACAATTACTCCAGATGAAGGTCGAAATGTACCATGGCATTATAATAATATTCATGCTGTTAATACTGCTAAGCAGGCTTTAGTCGGGTTAGATGGATTAGAAGATTTAGTAGAGATTAATATGGATGGTTATGTAGGAGATAAAGCTCGAGAATTAAAAGAAAGAGCAATCTTATTTATGGAAGAGATTTTAGAAGCAGGCGGATATTTTGAGGCTGTTTCTGAAGGGTTCTTTGTTGATTCTGGAGAGTACCCACAGCGAAATGCCGACGGAATTAAGCGTGAAATCGAAGGCGGTGTAGGAGCTGGAACGATTATAAAACGAGATGAAGATTACATGGCTCCAGTTTGTGAGCACTTCGGATATAATAACTTACCAGAAGATATTGAAGATCCATGTGACCTAATTGATGGGTGTACATTATGTGATCCAGATGGGATCGTGTATATTGATGAGTTAGATGAAAATGATAATGTTCATAAACGTTTAGAAAAGTCAGAAAAAGCTAGAGAAAAGGATTTAATTAAGCCTGAAGTTGAATGGTATGGGGATGGCTGGGTAAATACAACATTATTATTACCAGTAGAAGAAAGAGTGGCAGAAGTTGCTGCTATGGAGATTGCTAAGAAGATGGGGCTTAAGAATCCAGAGGTTATTCATAAGCAAGCAATGCATCCATCAGAAGGAACATTGTTAGAAGTTAAAGGACAAGTGGATTTTAGTATTGACCCTGAAGATTTAGATATTCCTGAAGAAGAAGAGATCTTATCTGAAGATGAAATTCGTGAAGATATTAAAGAAAGACCAATGAAAATAGTAGCTGCTACTGTTGGTGAAGATGAGCATTCAGTTGGCATGAGAGAAATAATAGATATCAAACATGGAGGAATTGAGAAGTTTGGTATTGAATGTAAATACTTAGGAACCTCTGTATCGATTACTAAAGTAGTAGATGCTGCAATTGAAATTAATGCAGATGCTATTTTAATCAGTACTATTATTACTCATAATGATATCCATAGAGTTAATATGAAGAAATTACATGAACTTTGTATAGAAAAAGGAATTAGAGATGATATTGCATTAATTGCTGGTGGAACTCAGATTAATAATGATATCGCTGTGAAATCAGGTATGGATGCTGGATATGGTAAAGGCACCCATGGTATTGATGTAGCTAGCTTCTTAGTTGAAGAACGTCAAGCTAGAGAAGAGTAA
- the alr gene encoding alanine racemase codes for MKSYKNLRPVWAEIDLDNIGHNISEFKNKLEDDTLLTVVVKADGYGHGAVQVAKTALHHGTDRLAVAILDEAIELREAGLKKVPLLILGWTPKESAAEVVKHDLIQTVYNYENVSALNKEAAKLNKKVKVHVKVDTGMGRIGLEPDEAVDFVKRIKKLSNIVVEGIYTHFAVADAEDKNYTYEQFAKFTKVITDLEDEGIDIPIKHSANSAAFLDLPETHLDMVRLGIITYGLWPSKQVQQRVDLKPGMRLKARIAYIKDVPKGTDISYGRTYTTESESKIATLPLGYEDGYNRLLSSNNEVLVNGKRVPVVGRVCMDQFMIDVSEIDSVEIGDEVTLIGKNGEEEITATEVADRIETINYEVVCMVSKRIPRVYVNNNEVVEVVKR; via the coding sequence ATGAAGAGTTATAAGAATTTAAGACCGGTTTGGGCAGAAATAGATTTAGATAATATTGGACATAATATTTCAGAATTTAAAAACAAATTAGAAGATGATACTTTATTAACTGTAGTAGTAAAAGCTGATGGTTATGGACATGGTGCTGTTCAGGTTGCCAAGACAGCTTTACATCACGGGACTGATAGGTTAGCAGTTGCTATTTTGGATGAAGCTATTGAATTACGAGAAGCTGGTTTGAAGAAGGTACCGCTTTTAATTTTAGGTTGGACACCTAAAGAATCAGCAGCAGAAGTAGTTAAGCATGATCTTATTCAAACGGTTTATAATTATGAGAATGTGTCTGCTTTAAATAAAGAAGCAGCTAAATTAAATAAAAAGGTTAAAGTCCATGTTAAGGTTGACACTGGAATGGGACGCATTGGTCTGGAGCCTGATGAAGCAGTAGATTTCGTAAAAAGAATAAAAAAATTATCTAACATAGTAGTTGAAGGAATCTATACTCATTTTGCAGTAGCTGATGCAGAAGATAAAAACTATACTTATGAACAGTTTGCCAAGTTTACGAAAGTAATAACTGATTTAGAGGATGAGGGAATTGATATCCCTATTAAACATTCTGCTAATAGTGCAGCGTTTTTAGATTTGCCCGAAACTCATTTAGATATGGTACGTTTAGGAATAATTACTTACGGCCTTTGGCCTTCTAAACAAGTACAACAAAGGGTTGATTTAAAGCCTGGAATGAGATTAAAGGCAAGAATAGCTTATATAAAAGATGTTCCTAAAGGAACCGATATTAGTTATGGACGAACCTATACAACAGAGTCAGAGAGTAAGATAGCTACTTTGCCATTAGGGTATGAAGATGGTTACAATAGATTGCTTTCATCTAATAATGAAGTCTTAGTCAATGGAAAACGAGTTCCAGTAGTAGGCCGAGTATGCATGGATCAATTTATGATAGATGTTAGTGAGATTGATTCAGTAGAGATCGGTGATGAGGTAACTTTAATAGGCAAAAACGGCGAAGAAGAGATTACAGCAACTGAAGTTGCAGATAGAATAGAGACTATTAATTATGAAGTGGTCTGTATGGTTAGTAAGAGGATACCTAGAGTTTATGTTAATAATAATGAAGTTGTGGAAGTAGTAAAGAGATAA
- a CDS encoding ornithine aminomutase subunit alpha yields the protein MVEERKDDFQERRKKLTDLSDQELYEKFWDLAAEIVDPLVDLSKEYTSPAIERAVVLRMGFSSLEAKEIVNKIMEKDLLGKGAGHVILKLAQAKGLKIKEAGLAIADGKYDDELPGLFGGEVA from the coding sequence ATGGTAGAAGAAAGAAAAGATGACTTTCAAGAAAGACGTAAAAAATTAACAGACTTATCTGACCAAGAATTATATGAAAAGTTTTGGGATTTAGCAGCAGAAATAGTTGATCCTTTAGTAGACTTATCCAAAGAGTATACTTCACCTGCTATTGAACGGGCGGTAGTTTTAAGAATGGGCTTTAGCAGTTTAGAAGCAAAAGAGATAGTAAATAAGATAATGGAAAAAGATTTATTAGGCAAAGGAGCAGGACATGTTATACTTAAATTAGCTCAAGCTAAAGGTTTAAAGATTAAAGAAGCTGGACTAGCAATCGCTGATGGAAAATATGATGATGAATTACCAGGATTATTTGGAGGTGAAGTAGCGTGA
- a CDS encoding DUF3006 domain-containing protein: protein MLIIDRFEGERAIIEGDKEVFEVPKSVLPQEAKAGDVIKIIVDKDATEERKKRIGELSDDLFTDE, encoded by the coding sequence TTGTTAATTATAGATCGGTTTGAAGGAGAAAGGGCTATTATAGAAGGTGATAAAGAAGTTTTTGAAGTGCCAAAGTCTGTCTTACCCCAGGAAGCTAAAGCAGGAGATGTAATTAAAATTATAGTAGATAAAGATGCAACTGAAGAAAGAAAGAAGCGAATAGGGGAGTTAAGTGATGATTTATTTACAGATGAATAG
- the ord gene encoding 2,4-diaminopentanoate dehydrogenase, translated as MENIKVVIWGFGAMGSGMAEMLLKKKGVDIVGVCDRDERKVGKSMYEVLDMEAGDKPEVIIKDDIEDVISKECADVALLATDSFTSKAFDKIKLCLENKINVVSTAEEMAYPQAQEPELSEKIDKIAKENGVSVLGTGINPGLIMDLLVVLLTGACESVESIEAERVNNLSPFGPAVMEEQGVGITTDEFEERTKDGTLAGHVGFTESIQMITDALGWKLDEPITQSQDPIVSNVDRKAPYAEVKAGDVAGVKMLGHGKVDGEQKIDMIHPQQVEPQLEGVETGDYIRIKGNPDIEMSINPEVPGGIGTIAMCINMIPQTINANPGLKTMLDLPVPRAIMGDMRDRINRK; from the coding sequence TATTAAAGTAGTTATCTGGGGCTTTGGGGCCATGGGTAGCGGAATGGCTGAGATGTTACTTAAGAAAAAAGGTGTAGATATAGTAGGTGTTTGTGATAGAGATGAAAGAAAAGTAGGTAAGAGCATGTATGAAGTGCTTGATATGGAAGCAGGAGATAAACCAGAAGTTATAATTAAAGATGATATTGAAGATGTAATTTCAAAAGAATGTGCTGATGTTGCTTTATTAGCAACTGATTCCTTTACTAGCAAGGCTTTTGATAAGATTAAGTTATGTCTTGAGAATAAAATAAATGTAGTTTCAACGGCTGAAGAGATGGCTTATCCACAAGCACAGGAACCTGAATTATCTGAAAAGATTGATAAAATTGCTAAAGAGAACGGAGTTTCAGTATTAGGTACAGGAATTAATCCAGGTTTGATTATGGATTTATTAGTAGTTCTTTTAACTGGAGCTTGCGAAAGTGTAGAAAGTATTGAAGCAGAAAGAGTTAATAACTTATCTCCATTCGGACCAGCGGTTATGGAAGAGCAAGGTGTTGGTATTACTACAGATGAGTTTGAAGAGAGAACTAAAGATGGTACTTTAGCAGGACATGTTGGTTTTACGGAGTCTATTCAAATGATTACAGATGCATTAGGTTGGAAATTAGATGAACCGATTACTCAAAGCCAAGATCCTATTGTTTCTAATGTAGATCGCAAAGCACCTTATGCTGAAGTAAAAGCTGGGGATGTGGCAGGAGTTAAGATGTTAGGACACGGTAAAGTAGACGGGGAACAGAAGATAGATATGATTCATCCACAGCAAGTAGAACCTCAATTAGAAGGGGTTGAAACAGGAGATTATATTAGAATTAAAGGTAATCCGGATATAGAAATGTCAATTAATCCAGAAGTGCCAGGTGGAATAGGAACTATTGCAATGTGTATTAATATGATTCCTCAAACAATCAATGCTAATCCCGGACTTAAGACTATGTTAGATCTACCAGTACCACGGGCTATTATGGGCGATATGAGAGATAGAATTAATAGAAAGTAG
- the ortA gene encoding 2-amino-4-oxopentanoate thiolase subunit OrtA — protein sequence MAKAKKGEWVQIHNIVLKAGERAPNLPEETQEVPLELRVRGFITEDAKLGEEVSIKTLIGRTISGTLEEISPSYEHDFGKPVPELLPIGRELKDMLKGGKE from the coding sequence ATGGCTAAAGCTAAAAAAGGTGAATGGGTTCAAATTCATAATATTGTACTTAAAGCAGGGGAAAGAGCCCCTAATCTTCCTGAAGAAACACAAGAGGTCCCTTTAGAATTAAGGGTAAGAGGATTTATAACAGAAGATGCTAAGTTAGGTGAAGAAGTGTCTATTAAAACTTTAATTGGAAGAACGATTTCGGGAACATTAGAGGAGATTAGCCCTTCCTATGAACATGATTTTGGTAAACCAGTACCTGAATTATTACCAATTGGTCGTGAATTGAAAGATATGTTAAAGGGAGGCAAAGAATAA
- a CDS encoding DMT family transporter, with product MYNSQEAVESKDTKIILFADLALLLVAMVWGGGFVVTKNLLDTMGPFYFLGIRFTISALILGIIFWKRVRKIELKVLSKGLLIGLFLFLAFATQTVGLIYTTPAKQGFITGINVVIVPFLYMFVTKKMISKQSLIGAVLATIGLSLISFQEGILAFNIGDLLTLFCAFFFAAHIVAIGILVKKVDPINLTIIQLAFTGVLSIVIAVFKEPMPVLSVDNGLIGLGYMILLSSIFAFLAQNVAQKFTFSTHAAILLSLESVFGALFSWVFWGEQLTIKFIIGACIVLVGIIIAELRLEEE from the coding sequence ATGTATAATAGTCAAGAGGCAGTAGAATCTAAAGATACAAAGATAATCTTATTTGCTGATTTAGCCTTATTATTAGTAGCAATGGTCTGGGGTGGAGGTTTTGTTGTTACTAAAAATTTATTGGATACCATGGGACCATTCTATTTTCTTGGTATTAGATTTACAATATCTGCACTTATTTTAGGTATTATATTTTGGAAGAGAGTTAGAAAGATTGAGTTAAAGGTTTTATCTAAGGGACTGTTAATTGGCTTATTCTTATTTTTAGCCTTTGCTACTCAGACTGTAGGATTAATTTATACTACACCGGCTAAACAAGGTTTCATTACCGGTATTAATGTAGTGATTGTTCCGTTTCTTTATATGTTTGTAACTAAAAAGATGATTAGTAAGCAGTCTTTAATTGGAGCTGTTTTAGCAACTATTGGATTAAGTTTGATTTCATTTCAGGAAGGAATCCTTGCTTTTAATATAGGGGATTTATTGACTTTGTTCTGTGCATTCTTTTTTGCAGCTCATATTGTAGCTATAGGTATCTTAGTTAAGAAAGTAGATCCTATTAATTTAACGATTATTCAACTGGCTTTTACTGGAGTTTTATCTATAGTAATTGCTGTTTTTAAGGAGCCGATGCCTGTTTTATCAGTTGATAATGGTTTAATTGGATTAGGTTATATGATCTTATTAAGTAGTATATTTGCTTTTTTAGCTCAGAATGTGGCTCAAAAGTTTACTTTTTCTACTCATGCGGCTATTTTGTTAAGTCTAGAATCAGTTTTTGGAGCTCTTTTTTCCTGGGTCTTTTGGGGAGAACAGCTTACTATTAAATTTATTATTGGTGCTTGTATAGTTTTAGTAGGAATAATTATAGCTGAATTAAGACTTGAAGAGGAGTAA
- a CDS encoding RHS repeat domain-containing protein has translation MKKINKVLILLLALTLILTLTACTEERSNAKQTLQDNQKIQAKSKETNNKQDKSEQEPYYKLSKEQQEKVYLVVKVIREDVDSGKKHVTRIEKYDNQDRLLSEVDKNEKGEVTGYEKYEYDDEGRLIKKADTKLFMGDQINIFKVYNYNQAGRKKGYIIKTARKGSKLGKGIYEYYDNGKLKYKYTEDILNGLVKKFYYNKKGEKTKVIDDSDGIFEIHTVSSFKREYDEQGRMIKETEIKTIKDTGEEIIDVSHFNKFGKITKSITKNENTTKFWFEWEYDENGNEIKFVSRDSNGTIKRIRKNKYDKNGNKIEDFRRARKDNGEFWIFLWVNNKYNEEGDIIKSIEKDKKGIPLIITYYKYQIIK, from the coding sequence TTGAAGAAGATTAACAAGGTATTAATATTACTTTTAGCACTTACTTTAATATTAACATTAACTGCATGCACAGAAGAGCGTAGTAATGCTAAACAAACTCTGCAAGATAACCAAAAGATACAGGCTAAGAGTAAAGAAACTAATAATAAACAGGATAAGAGTGAACAAGAGCCATACTATAAATTATCAAAAGAGCAACAAGAGAAGGTATATTTAGTCGTTAAAGTCATAAGAGAAGATGTAGATTCCGGAAAAAAGCACGTAACAAGAATAGAGAAGTATGATAACCAAGATAGACTATTGAGTGAAGTAGATAAGAATGAAAAAGGTGAAGTAACTGGTTACGAAAAGTATGAGTATGATGACGAGGGAAGACTGATTAAGAAAGCAGATACAAAATTATTTATGGGAGATCAAATAAATATATTTAAGGTTTACAATTATAATCAAGCTGGAAGAAAGAAAGGTTATATAATTAAAACAGCTAGAAAAGGTTCAAAGCTAGGAAAAGGGATCTATGAGTATTATGATAATGGGAAACTAAAGTATAAGTACACAGAAGATATACTTAACGGACTAGTTAAGAAGTTTTATTACAATAAAAAAGGAGAAAAAACAAAAGTAATAGATGACAGTGATGGTATCTTTGAAATACATACAGTTTCTAGCTTTAAAAGAGAGTATGATGAGCAAGGAAGAATGATAAAAGAGACAGAGATAAAGACTATTAAGGACACAGGAGAAGAAATTATAGATGTAAGTCATTTTAATAAATTTGGTAAGATAACAAAATCAATAACAAAAAATGAGAATACAACAAAGTTTTGGTTTGAATGGGAGTATGATGAGAATGGTAATGAGATAAAATTTGTGTCTAGAGATAGTAATGGAACTATAAAGAGAATTAGAAAAAATAAATATGATAAGAATGGAAATAAAATAGAGGATTTCAGAAGGGCAAGAAAGGATAATGGGGAATTTTGGATATTTCTTTGGGTGAATAATAAATATAATGAAGAGGGAGATATAATTAAGTCAATAGAAAAAGATAAAAAGGGAATCCCATTAATCATTACTTATTATAAATATCAAATTATCAAATAA
- the ortB gene encoding 2-amino-4-oxopentanoate thiolase subunit OrtB, which translates to MKDMSYVAVMGRNNEIMKKAVGIDYNTFEYDGIGFDYERMMKEVGYDLDEIREIQKETDVGETPLYELRNLTKVARQLAPKGKGARIFLKDEAANPSGSFKARRAAVSIYHAKKHEYDGVVAATSGNYGASVASQAVKRGLEPIIVQEVYDSKGVGQPEIIEKGRKCEAYGAEVLQLTTGPELFYTFLKVLEETSYFNASLYTPFGIAGVETLGYEIAEELQEREGKHPDAVIVTNAGGGNLTGTARGLQKAGATETEVVAASVNLKGLHMASDIDFNNKSFTTGHTGFGMPFITWPDRSDVPRSAARAIRYADRYVTVNQGEVFYVTEALAQIEGLERGPAGNTSLAAALSVAQEMDEDQILVVQETEYTGAGKHPTAQLTFARENGIEIKRGNPREEVPGESVVIPEGPEQIQVEDLDLAKLKRSYIKNAVQRNEITTVTKEDIEFLIEETNTDKNFVINALKDLDVEV; encoded by the coding sequence ATGAAGGATATGAGCTACGTAGCAGTAATGGGTAGAAATAATGAAATTATGAAAAAAGCAGTAGGAATTGATTATAATACATTCGAATACGACGGAATTGGATTCGATTATGAAAGAATGATGAAAGAAGTAGGTTATGATTTAGATGAAATTCGTGAAATTCAAAAAGAGACAGATGTAGGAGAAACACCGTTATATGAGTTAAGGAATTTAACTAAAGTTGCTCGACAGTTAGCTCCTAAGGGCAAAGGTGCTAGAATCTTTCTTAAAGATGAAGCGGCTAATCCATCAGGTAGTTTTAAAGCAAGAAGAGCAGCAGTCTCTATTTATCATGCTAAGAAGCATGAATATGATGGAGTAGTAGCAGCTACTAGTGGTAATTATGGAGCATCGGTAGCTTCTCAAGCTGTAAAGCGTGGCTTAGAACCAATTATTGTTCAAGAGGTTTATGATAGTAAAGGTGTAGGACAGCCTGAAATCATAGAAAAAGGACGTAAATGTGAAGCATATGGAGCAGAAGTTTTACAGTTAACGACTGGACCGGAATTATTTTATACTTTCTTAAAGGTACTAGAAGAAACAAGTTACTTTAATGCTTCATTATATACTCCTTTTGGGATTGCAGGTGTTGAAACTCTAGGTTATGAGATAGCTGAAGAATTACAAGAACGCGAAGGCAAACACCCGGATGCAGTAATTGTAACTAATGCAGGTGGTGGAAACTTAACCGGCACAGCTAGAGGTTTACAAAAAGCAGGTGCTACTGAGACTGAGGTTGTAGCAGCAAGTGTGAATTTAAAAGGTCTACATATGGCCAGTGATATTGACTTTAATAATAAGTCATTTACGACTGGACATACAGGTTTTGGAATGCCGTTTATTACTTGGCCGGATAGGTCAGATGTACCTCGTAGTGCTGCGCGAGCAATTAGATATGCAGATAGATATGTAACAGTTAATCAAGGAGAAGTATTCTATGTAACTGAAGCTTTAGCTCAAATAGAAGGCTTAGAACGGGGACCAGCTGGAAATACTTCATTAGCTGCGGCTCTCTCAGTTGCTCAAGAGATGGATGAAGATCAAATTTTAGTGGTACAAGAGACGGAATATACTGGAGCAGGTAAGCATCCAACTGCTCAATTGACTTTTGCTCGTGAGAACGGTATTGAGATAAAACGAGGAAATCCAAGAGAAGAAGTGCCGGGGGAATCTGTAGTAATTCCTGAAGGCCCAGAACAGATTCAAGTAGAAGATTTAGATTTAGCTAAATTGAAACGATCTTACATTAAAAATGCTGTCCAGAGAAATGAAATCACTACAGTAACTAAAGAAGATATTGAATTCTTAATTGAAGAGACAAATACTGATAAGAATTTCGTAATCAATGCACTAAAAGATTTAGATGTGGAGGTGTAA
- a CDS encoding GlmL-related ornithine degradation protein: MSTVDLLVAEIGSTTTVVNAFAGVGTPTPKFIGQGQAPTTVLNGDVTIGVKNAVNDLENNLDIEGMDWKEMLATSSAAGGLKMTVHGLVYDMTVKAAEDAALGAGAVIKMVTAGKLRDSHLKRIKDKEPNIILLAGGVDYGEEETIIHNAKMLAQLDRNIPILYAGNIAIRDEIKDIFADTSFELLVVDNVYPEIDQFNIEPTRAMIQDAFEKHIIHAPGMDKIDEWVTGPIMPTPGAVMNGAKLLKEEIGDLIVFDVGGATTDLHSVTEGSEEIRDILTSPEPVAKRTVEGDLGVFVNADNVVNRIGKEKLSEELGSSIDQILEDRKPIPKDELEKEFIAKLTKEAVQTAVKRHAGTLKEIYGPSGRQMIASGKDLTRIKWVIGTGGALTRLAKNEEILKSIRRSKTRKKLFPTLNASVTIDEDYIMASLGVMGKEYPETAVNLLKQSLKIEEDMIKE, from the coding sequence ATGTCTACAGTAGATTTATTAGTAGCTGAAATAGGAAGTACAACTACTGTAGTTAATGCTTTTGCAGGGGTTGGGACACCAACCCCTAAATTTATAGGTCAAGGTCAAGCACCAACTACAGTATTAAATGGTGATGTGACAATAGGGGTTAAGAATGCTGTTAATGATTTAGAGAATAATTTAGATATAGAAGGTATGGATTGGAAAGAAATGTTGGCCACTAGTAGTGCTGCCGGTGGTTTGAAGATGACAGTTCATGGTTTAGTTTATGACATGACAGTAAAAGCTGCAGAAGATGCTGCCTTAGGTGCAGGTGCAGTAATCAAGATGGTGACTGCTGGCAAGTTAAGAGATAGTCATCTAAAGAGAATTAAAGATAAAGAGCCAAATATTATTCTATTGGCTGGTGGGGTAGACTACGGAGAAGAAGAAACAATTATTCATAATGCAAAGATGTTAGCACAGCTAGATAGGAATATTCCTATTCTTTATGCTGGGAATATAGCAATTAGAGATGAAATAAAAGATATTTTTGCTGATACTTCTTTTGAATTATTAGTTGTAGATAATGTTTATCCAGAAATAGATCAATTTAATATAGAGCCTACACGAGCCATGATTCAAGATGCTTTTGAAAAGCATATTATTCATGCACCGGGCATGGATAAGATAGATGAGTGGGTTACTGGACCGATTATGCCGACTCCAGGAGCAGTGATGAATGGTGCTAAATTATTGAAAGAAGAGATTGGGGATTTAATAGTCTTTGATGTAGGAGGAGCTACGACTGACTTGCATTCAGTTACTGAAGGATCTGAAGAAATAAGAGATATCCTAACTAGTCCTGAGCCCGTTGCCAAAAGAACGGTTGAAGGAGATTTAGGAGTTTTCGTGAATGCAGATAATGTAGTGAATAGAATTGGTAAAGAGAAATTAAGTGAAGAATTAGGTTCTTCTATTGATCAAATATTAGAGGATAGAAAACCTATTCCTAAAGATGAATTAGAAAAAGAGTTTATCGCTAAACTTACTAAAGAAGCTGTTCAGACTGCTGTTAAGCGACATGCTGGCACCTTAAAAGAGATATATGGTCCTTCCGGTAGGCAGATGATTGCTTCTGGAAAAGATTTGACTAGGATAAAATGGGTGATTGGGACTGGTGGTGCTTTAACTAGATTAGCAAAGAATGAAGAAATTTTAAAAAGCATAAGAAGAAGTAAGACTCGTAAGAAGTTATTTCCTACATTAAATGCTAGTGTTACTATTGATGAGGATTATATTATGGCTTCTTTAGGTGTAATGGGTAAGGAGTACCCTGAAACTGCTGTAAATCTATTAAAACAGAGCCTAAAGATAGAAGAAGACATGATAAAGGAGTAG